The stretch of DNA aaaactcgtggaattctgtcagatcaaaccctaattctaggtgttgtttgtatattggtcctttcccttgtttatttgataagtaaaattgatacttaagaaccgtcaacagtccCATGGACTCACTTGATGCGCTGCCTCTAGTACTGTAGTTCGATCCGCCAGGGTGGAGGGGAGAAGAGCGAGCGCCGAGGGAACCTGGTGATGACGACCCCGATGAGCGCTCCAAGGGCCCGCGGCTAGCGCGGCCACCCGCTCCGACTCCGCCGAACCCAGCACCAGAAACAGCCTCCATGGCCGCTGCAGCAGGTTGAGTGGGCGACGGAGACGAGGAACTGAGGCGCGGAGACGAGGCGCGACTGGAGGTGAGTGGAAGTGTGTGGACCGGGTGAGTGGAAGGGTGACTGGAGCTGAGACCAGGCCTCGTCTCATAAGACGGCATACGGCGACGGAGGTAACGACACCGAAGACAAGCAATGGTGACCCGATCACGAACTATGCACCCAACCAAACACTGCAGCCCATGGCTTAGCAAGTGCAGCCCGACGTGAGTGCAGCCCACCAAACATAATCTAAGGCGGGCCAGGCTGAGTCAAGTGAAGGCACCAAACACTCACACCTTGGCCTGTTCAGTGCATTCCTGGCCTGCCCTGGTTAGGATTTCTGGGCTGGCTATAGTAGCCcaacaaaccaaacacacccatagtAAGCACAAGTTCACATCTTATACATCGCCTCACAAAGTTCACATGCTTCTAAATTTAGTGTAGAAAGGAGCTTTCGAGCCAGGACATCTTCTACAAAGAACGTGACCATTCTATTTCTTTTTTTGCGAACGTAACAACTTTATTAAGAATTAAGTAACATCCTTACAAGAGAGGGACACAACCCAATCTGGAAAACAATCAAACAAAACACTAACACTCCCTAGACCTTAGGTGCATCTCTGAACTTAGAAATTTAGATAAAATGTAGTTGGCAACTCGATCAAACTATATCTTTCTAGGAATCAAACTTGAGACGATATTAAACTACACATATACACTAACTAGTTCTGGTCAAAAGAATTATATGATGGATATATAGAGGAAGATAATATACTTTCAGAAGTTGATGCATCTTTTAATAGACGAAATCCACACACATATACACTAACTAGTTCTGGACAAAAGACTTACATGATGGATATATAAAGGAAGAGAATATACTTTCGGAAGTTGATGCATCTTTTAATAGACGAAATCCGCACCATGGACTATGGCCTCTTATTTAGCCACGCCAATCTAAATTCTTGGCCATCGGATCTCTTAGGGCTCATTCATAGGCCTTTTTTGgttcctcttgctaaattttagccagtTAAAATTATTTTAACTACTCTTAGATGACTAGCGGACGGGTTGGCATCGGATCTCTTATTTAGCTAATCTGGAATGGCTGCCCCAAAACTGTTCCAACTAGATTGTTAGACTTAGGCCCCGTTTGGTTCCCCTTAttaaattttagccaactaaattttagtcactttagtaactAAAGTTCCAAATATATTGACTAAAAAGGAGTTAGAATAATTTAGTTCCACTAGTGactcaagagtagctaaaataattttaggtagctaaaatttagcaagaggaacCAAATAAGACCTTATTTACATAGATATAGATTAGCTCGAATAGTTCTCAGCCCCAGCCAAAGAACGAGGCCTTGGGCCATGTTTGAGTAGCCTGAAACTGTGTGTGAGTTTTTGCCGAATGCAAGTACAGCCCACCGTTTGCAAACATCTGACGCCATGGACCCTTCAGGGTACGGACGATCCAGACCTCCTGATTTTACAGCCACAACGGGCAAGGTCACGGGACCAGTTTGTTCACTTCTGCATGCACCACCTCTTCTGCCAGCCCAATCGCAACTCCACACCTCTTCCATCTGCAACTGCAAGGTAGGAGTAGTACGCATCAACTTGAGCTGTCCGTCTTTGGACCGCTCTTTTCCAACtgttgccttgtttagtttcaaaaaatttggaaaatggatacttgtagcactttcgtttgaattttacaaatattgtctaatcatggattaactaggctcaaaaaattcgtctcgtcaattttaaccatactgtgcaattagtttttattttcgtctatgtttaatatttcatgcatacgtctaaagattcgatgtgacggagaatctgaagaattttgcaaaatttttgttagggccttgtttagttcatcctaaaatccaaaaagttttcaagattcatgattaaataatatttgccacaaacaaacaaaagtgtgacagtcgcgaaatccaaaattgttCGCATCTtgttaaacaaggccaaaaaaaaaaagatgtacGCTCCAAAACCGTGATGCTTCCAGAACACCAGAATCGAGCCCGTGACACCCAGAATGCCTGCGGAATTCAGAGTTGGCGCCCTTTGTTAATTGCGGCGCAGGCAAAAGGGTCCAGATACCCTTCACATGCCCTTGTTTCTTTGTGAGTAGGAGGGATGTGTCCTCATCCTCTCTTTTCACACCTCACCATGCCATGCTACTCGCTACTCGGCCGCAAATTTCCCTTGCTCAATGTTCAGAGGGCCCACCTGTCTGTCGGAGTTGTGGTTGGCCTATTGACACTCGATGCCTCTGCTAACAAGGCTGAAGCGGACGTGATGCTACTGTACTTAACGCAATTTGGATATAAAGCAGGAGCTGCTCCAGGCCTATCATCCTCCTCTCAGTTCTCACACGGGCTCTCTGTGAAGATGAAGAGGCGCTGCTGCGCCATGAAGAACCAGCTGCAGCTGGGGCTGCCTCTCGTGTTGGAGATCCTGGTGTTGTTTGCCGCTCTTCTTGGCAGTGCGCAATGCCAGAGCTCCCAGGGCggcgatggtggtggtggtggcgccgccgctaaCCTCACGGTGGTGGGCGCCGTCTTCTGTGACGCCTGCTCCTCCAGTTCCTTCTCCAAAAGCAGCTACTTCTTGCCAGGTACATCATCCTTCAGATTGCCCATGTCCATTGCAATGTCCACTGCCCCATTTATCTATTGAAATGAAGCATGATAACACCTTTAATTGCGAAACGTGTTTTTTCTTGTATTACGGAATTCAATTACTTATTGCCGTGTTCTGAAAATGCTTCGTTCAGAAATGTGACAATATTTTTGAGAACTTCAATCCTTTCGATACTCGGTGTCTGCGAATTGGTTGTGGACATATACTCTGTTTTCCTGCTGCCACGCTTCATAATTTCCTGCTGCGAACAGTTAACACATTGTTTTGCTGCCAACAAGAATTTCCCTTTCTATCTTTCCAATAATTGTTGACGAAGCGTACGCAAAACAACTGGCAAGCCCTGTCCTGTTTTCACAACCCAAGGATGCACGACTTGCTTCATTTACTGATAGTAGCACGGATCAAAAAAATCGAAATGGTAAGGTTTATTTTCAAGGATCAATGTCCATAACACAAGAAAATTCAGCCCAACCAAGAACGTTTACTGGCACAATTACATGGCACAGAAATGCTAAACTGACACAATAACATTTGTGTATTCTGAGTTCTAGCTGTAGCAGGTATGAAGCACAACTTTGAATAGTACTTCTCAAGCCATTCTGATTATGTGATATAAAGAATCGATCAATTCACGGACATAAATCTCCAGTGTATCCATCCATCCATTGTTCTGAATTTTCAGCACTCCTTTTTATTCTCTTCGTTCAGGTGTTAAAGTTCGACTGGACTGCATGATCAAAGTGAACTCGAATTCCAAGGAGGAGATCAAGATCACGGCCGAGAAGGTGACCAACAGCTACGGCGCCTACCAGCTGGACATCCCGGCGATCGACGGCTTCGAGTGCGCCGCGCCCGGTGCGACCGCCGCGGAGTCCTTCTGCCGGGCGGCCGTGCTGGACAACCCGTCCGCGCTGTGCAACGTGCCGGCCGTGACCACCACCGTCGGCCACATCTCCTTCCCGAGCCACGAGCCCAACGCCTGTTTCTACAGCCTCAACTCGCTCTACTACCGCCCCAGCAAGCGGGGCCCGGCTCAGTGCGACGGCGGTGGCGCCGGCGTGTCGCCTGCGGCGCTGAACACTTCGCTGTTCTACTGCccgccgtggccgtggccgccTATCCCATTCTGCACGCCGCGGTCGTGGTTCCCGCCCATTCCGTTCTTCACCCCGCCGCCTCCGGCGTTCCCGTTCCCGCTGCCGCCGATCCCGTTCTTCACCCCGCCGTCGCCTCCACCACCGGCGTTCCCTTTCCCACTACCACCATGGCCATGGTCGCCACCGTCGCCTCCGCCGTCACCGTCATTCCCGTTTCCTCATCTGCCGCCGATCTTTACAACACCATCgcctccgccaccgccgccgccagaaTTCCCGTTCCGTATACCACCACTCCCACAGCTGCCTCCTCTCCCTCGCTTCCCACCACTACCATCACTGTATTCACCgccacctcctccacctccaccaccacctccgCCGCCGTCGTTCCCGTGGACATTTCCGCCGTTACCTTTCTTCCCTCCTGGTTCTTCAGGGCCATCTCCTCCACCTTTGAGTCGTTCTCGTAAAGATCCAGGCACTTGGTCTCCTTCCAATAAACAACCATAAATAAAGTAAATAATAGTTGCCTCCTGGGAAGGATAATGTGCAATGCAAAACTCTGTGTtacatggattttttttttcttttttacatCTCCTGAGCTGTATGAACACGAATGTAAGTTTCTGCCTGCGCCCAATACGTATATGTATACATAAAATTTCTAGGTTCTAAACATAGGACtttatgcaatgcaatgcaaactCGCCGTAGCTTATTCAGTTGTtgtttatttattctttttttagGACTTGTTCAGTTGTTCTATTTTTGGCAGTGTGCAATCAGGACTCCAATGCAAACTCAAAACAGATTTGGAAGCCTTCAACTGGTTGATTATACAAGGCCCAAGAATCTGAAGGTTTTCATAATTTCGTTTTCATCACATTCCCGATTCCATTTATGTTCTAATGAGGCCCTAAGTGTTCACTAGTATATTTCCCGTGCTAATGCTACGGTGACATTTAAAACAACACAAATTAAACAACTGAAATGGTAGATATGCTTTGACGATTTTGAAAAATAGGCCTCTTCTTTAGGCAAACCCTTCAATGCCAGAACAACAGCTACTGTGATCACCGCAATATACGAGCTGTGGTCTGGGTACCAAAAAATCAGTTAATTACTTAATTCTACTCAGCACTACTAATTCCGAaactcaaggccttgtttagtttccaaaaaattttacaaaattttttagattcttcgtcatatcaaatctttagacgtatgcatagagtattaaatatagataaaaataaaactaattgcacagtttggtcggaattgacgagacgaatcttttaagcctagttagtacatgattagacaatatttgtcaaatacaaacgaaagtgctacagtgtcaatttcacaaaaaaatttggaactaaacaaagcctaaatttGAACATCCAGCACACTGTACAAAGTAAATTTATATGATCAGATGGTTcagtttaaaaaaaacaaaattgatttttttttttgtgaatatTTAACTTGAAAGGACGgcattttgttttgaaatctaaTGATCGAAAATCACCCCTTTGATGTTTTAAGACAGATCAGTGGAGTtatatagggccttgtttagttccaaaatattttgcaaaataaacactgtagctctttcgttttttgtctatatttagtacttcatgcatgtgtctaaagattcgatgtgacgggaaatctgaaaaattttgcaaattttttttgggctaaacaaggcctaggcaaAAAGGGGGGAAACAGAGAAGCATGGGAGGAATTGATGTACCTGACAAGAATACAAGATCCAAGGCCGTCCTAGCCTGGCTTCTGCTCCTTGGGATTCAAGCACCATCTCCTTCAGACGCCCGGCTGCGCCTGATACCTCCATGTCGCTGCCGACGCCCGGCTGCGCCTGATACCCAACGCGCATGCTGTATTCCGCAGTGCGGCCTCTTCGCTCCAGCGAAACCAACGCAAAAGCTTCGTGGCCGGCCATGGGCAGCAGGCCTTTCCTCCTGACCATCTCGTACAGGGCACAGGGCTATGACGAAGAGTGCCTTCGCGGCCCCAGTCAACCGCTAGAGCTGGTCTCCTCGTACAGGGCACAGGGAACCAGACGAAGCTTCATCAGTTCACCGTTGTCGCGCAACTCGGTTTCCTTCCCCTGAAGCGATCTTATGGTCTCCTCGTCGACGCGGCCCTGTACAAGAACGGGCCGATCTCTTTGTCGCAGCCGCCCTAGTAACAGAGGTGCCATTCTGAATTAGAAACTCATGAAACGATGGGGAAAGAAAACGGGATCACAGCGAGGGAACTTAAAAAACGATGGGTATAGACAGACCAGGAGTGAGATGATCTTGACACATCCGCTGTAGGGTACGGCGCACCCATCCCATCTCGCAGCCCACAGTGCCACCTCCTCGTCCACGAGACGCAGCGAGCGCCAGCGCAAGGCGGCGACCAAGCAAACGCAACCTGGTGCGGGGCGGCGATCCTGTCTCCGATCTTCCTTGCATCCAATCAGCGACGGCGAACGACAACGCTAGCGGCGAGGGCGTCCAATGAGCGCACTGTCCCTGATCTTTCTCGCGTTCAATGAGCAACAGGGCAATCGCGAGCAGTATCTCGCGCGTGATTAGCGGCCGACCGGATTTGGTGCGGCACGGGAGGATGAGGAGGACCATACACAAAATCTGGGCCACTTAATTTGAGCAAGAAGAGAGAAAGCTTAGAATAGAATCTGGATGCTTCGTTCGAAAGATGTGATTTTTTTTAGGTACATTCTCTAGGGTGTATGATGGAGTgacatttttttttacaacaacaTATCATATCTATACTATAAACGAGCGAAGGAATTGGAAATCAATTGTTACCTACAAGCAGTCTACCCACAGAGGATCACCTCCTTTGGATATTATTTTAACGCATCTGATTAGATATGCATTCGGTTAAGCCCACGATGTTTCCTTATCCTTACTCCAGAAACGCGTGTTTGTGGACAATCGATCTACTTCGCTCCGAAATTTTTCACACCGTGGTCCTGCTCTACATACTTATTCTGACAAGTTCCTTCAGGACCTATCCTTTTTCTGTGCGAATCTAAGTTTACCAGTGTTGATGGGGGGATTTCAACCTTATCATGAGtaacaaagaaaaaaatcagAGAACGGGGATCAAAGACTTATGGAGCTCTTTAATGATTTCATTGGTCATTTTCAGCTAAGGGAAATTTTCTGCAATGGTAATAAATTCACCTGGTCGAATAAACAGAAAAACCCTGTTCTAGCAAAATTGGACAGGATCCTTGTCTCTACCAGTTGGGAAATGTATTATCCTACTTGTTTTGCCTGGGTTAAAGCTAGAGTAGGTTCTGATCATTGCCCTTTGGTCATTAACACTGGAGAAGATGGAGATAGTAAACCTAGATATTTTTTCTTTGATGAACAGTGGTTAAAAAGGGAGGGTTTCCATAGCATGGTTCATAATAGATGGTTATATTTTAGAGATGATCTCAGATATTCCCTGGATAGGTGGCAAGGGTGCCTCCAATTCATGAGAAAATATCTGAGAGGCTGGAACTTACAGCTTTTGGGAGaacaaaagagagaaaaagctAATATGATACAAAGAATTATGGAATTAGAtaaaatagcagagatgagattATTATCTATTCAGGAATGGGAGGAAAGGATTGATATTGAAAATAGCTTAGATAGCTTACAAAAATCTGAGATATACTGGAAGCAAAAAGCTGGAATTAAATGGCTGTTGGAAGGGGATGCCAACACTCATTTTTTCCATCAGTTTGCCAATGGGAGAAGAAGGAAGAATATGATTTCCTTTCTAGAATGTGACTCTGGGGATATCAGGGGTCAAAAAGACATAACTGAACATATTGTAAGTTTTTATAAGAATCTCTTTGGCCCCAGTGAAAACTGCTCCATCTCTATGGGTAATGGTTTCTGGCCTTTAGAAATGAAGCTGAATGGGGAGGAGAGTAGTACTCTTGTTAAACCTTTTGAGTTAGAGGAAATTAAGGGGGTTGTCATGGACATGAAAACCAATTCGGCTCCTGGCCCGAATGGTTTTAGTGTTGTTTTCTTCCAAAAGTTTTGGGATACTATTAGTGGAGATATGATGGGTATGTTTGAGGACTTTTGGGGAGGCAATCTAGATATCAAGAGATTAAATTTTGGGGTTATTACTTTGATTCCAAAAATTAAAGAAGCCAATAATATCAAACAATACAGACCTATCTGCCTTTTAAATGTGGATTTCAAATGCTTTACTAAAGTTCTCACTAATAGACTAGTTCCGATTGCCCAACGGGTGGTAGGGAAAAATCAAACTGGCTTTATCAAGGGGAGGAATATCTTAGATGGGATAGTAGTGTTACATGAAGTGATACTTGAGTTACAGTCGTCTAAGGATAAGGGGCTTGTTCTTAAAATTGATTTTGAAAAAGCATATGATAGAGTTAATTGGGGTTTTTTGGAACAAGTGATGGAGATGAAAGCCTTCCCTGCTAAATGGATACATTGGGTTATGAGCACTGTCAGGGGTGGACAAGTGTGCATTaatgtgaatggagagagaagctctTACTTTAAAACCTTTAGGGGTTTAAGACAAGGAGATCCTTTGTCTCCCATTCTTTTCAACCTAGTTGCAGATGTGTTGGGCATTTTATTGGATAAAGCTGTTGCTAAGGGTCACATACAGGGAGTTGTGAATCATCTAGTACCGGGGGGCATATCACATATACAATATGCAGATGACACAGTTATTCTGATTGATGGGACAGATCAATCTATCCGAAATCTTAAACTTATCTTGTATTGTTTTGAATGGCTCTCTGGACTCCGAATTAACTATCATAAAAGTGAAGTCTATGTTTTTGGAACTCatcaagaagagaaggaaaggatGGCTAATATGTTAAATTGTGTCTTGGGTGAGATGCCTATGAAATACTTGGGAATTCCAATTAGTGATAGACATCTCAATATCAACGCCTTTTCTTTTTTACATCAAAAACTTTACAAGAGGCTTGATCCTTGGAAGGGCAGACTTCTAACCTCTGGGGGTAGACAAATCCTTACTAACACTTGCCTGAGCAGCATCCCTCTTTACTGCATGGGTTTTTATTGGCTTCAGGATAGTGTACACAAAAAGATGGATAGCATTAGAGCCAACTTTCTTTGGTAAGGGACTGAGGACAAATTTAGATATCATATGGCAAAATGGGATATGGTTTCTAGACCTAAAGACCAAGGGGGTTTGGGTATAATCAATACCAGGTTAATGAATGATTGTTTGCTAGTCAAGTGGATCTGGAAAATCCTTTTGGAACCTGATGCGCTTTGGTTCAAGTTGCTGAAGGCCAAGTATATGTCGAATTCTAGTTTTTTCTCTTCTAAGTCAAAGGGGGGTTCCCAGTTTTGGCAGGGTCTTCACAAAGTTAAATCTTTATTCAAATGGGGAGCTACTTTTTCAATTGGTAACGGGATGAACTGTCTGTTTTGGCATGATTGCTGGTTGCATGGTGTCCCTCTGAAAATCTACTATGAAGACCTTTACAAAATGGTTAGATACCCCAATTGTTCTGTAGCTGATTGCTGGGTTAATCAAGATTGGTTTGTTGAGTTTAGGAGAGCTCTTTCAAGTGTTGAATTCCAGAGATGGACTCTTCTCTATGACGAACTCCAACATATCAGTTTAGATAATGTCAGTTCTGATAGAGTGTCCTGGGCTCTGGAGAAAACTAAAACGTTCACTACTAAGTCGTTATACAGATTTTTATCCAGTAGGGGCATGCCTAGTAGAGTGGCGGGGATAATCTGGAAATGTAGAGTTCCATTAAAGATAAAGTTTTTTCTGTGGCAAATCTGTAATGACAAGCTGCCAGTGGGTCAGGCTCTGTTAAGAAGAGGTTGGAAAGGAGATGGCAAATGTTGTCTTTGTGGGGTGTTGGAAACGATAAACCATCTTCTTTTTGAATGTGTCCTTGCTAAATGGGTTTGGTCTGTAATAAAGGAAGTGTTTTATGCGAGGGATATTCCTAACTCTATACAGGAGTTGTCTGAGGGTTGGTTGTGGGGTAAGGGGCCCTTGCCAAAACAAAATATTATGTTCTTTTTCGCAGGTTTTGCTTGGACCTTATGGGTAACAAGAAATAAGATGGCAATTGAGAAGAGCTATCCTAAGGGTCCTGCTAACGTCCTTTATGATGCATTGTCATTGTTGCAGAGGTGGTCTTTACTGCTGAAGGCGATCGACAAGGAAAAAGTGGATCAGGCGAATGTCATGCTCTTGCGCTGGTTGAGAAGTTTTGAGCCAAGTTTGGTGATGGCTACTGACATTGTTGAGATCTGAGTGCCTCCTGAGCTTTTCTTTGCCTATCTGTGTAATAGGTTTAGCCTGTTTTCGGTTGATTGAGACACTGGTATCCCCAGTCTTTGTACCTAAACATTTGGTGCTTTCTTAAAAGCAGAGATTTTCtccttaaaaaataaaaaaattcacaCCGTGACTTTTCCTTACCCGCCCGGATACCCGTGTCCTCTTCCTCGACACTGCGCTTCATCGCGTCGCTTGGTACGCAAAAGAATCCATCGTGTGCTGTGTGGTCTGCGCCTGTTTTTTTGTCCTAGCGGAAGGAACAGCCCCACTCCCTGCTCGCTTCCTCTTCTCCGCTCCCAAACCTTCGCAACCAGCAGCTCTGGACTCCATCACCTTGCCCTGCGACAACCTCTCGGCTGACGGCGGCGCGCCGGCGCCCGTCGCTCGGACTCCATCACCCTGCCCTGCGACAACCTCCCAGCGACGGCGGCGCCTGCCTAAAGTTCATCACGGCGAAGCAATTTCCGTTCGGCCACAGGCGGCTGACGGCGGCGCCCCATCAGGCTCGGCGTCCCAAACTCATAGGCAAGCAACTGGGAAGGGAGATTCGATTTGGGAGGGAGATTCGATTTCTGCTATTCTTAGGAGGAGCCAACTGCCTGACCGGATCTCGTGTTGCTTTTGTTTCTTGCAGGCATTGCTGGCGTCTCCAGATTCAATCATCGATTCTTTTCTAGGTAAAATAATGGAGTTTTTTGGATTTGTGCCTGCTACTTTCTggttgacatttgctatttgttgctatttgttAGTTATTATTAAGCAACGGTGGTGGCCttactttttttttaacttttcttGCGAAATAAAATGAATGAGGATCTAGATCAGGATAGTGTATACTGTGACAACATGGCAAATTCAAGCATAAAGAACAGGGTGTTTAGTATTTTCCTTACCTGCTTGGCCACATAATCCATCACTTGCGTGCATGAAAGGCCACTTCCAGATTTCCTCACCACGAAGGCAACTGGTATCTCTCCAGCTTCTTCATCCTCAGTACTATCAGTCGAACCATAAGATACTAAGGACTATGGTAAAGCACACGGCAAAATATGAAGTACACATCAGGAACTAGCTACTTTAAAACTCACGATGTCACAGCCACATCAACAATTCCAGGGTGTTGGATCAAAATTGCTTCCAAGTCAGCTGGAGCTATCTGACGGTCAGAAAAAATAATGGAAAAACAGTTTGTTACTAGAACGAAGCTTTTTCCTCACacaatatttacaataataaaaATGGAGAAAATAGTGCACTTTAGCTGGGCCTGCTAAAGGAAGCCTGCATACCTGAAATCCTTTGTACTTGATCACCTCTTTCAAGCGGCCCCAGTAAGCAATGTCACCGGTTCGCAGCCAGCcatcatttaggccttgtttagttcccaaaaaaatttgcaaaatttttcaaattccccgtcacatcgaatttttagacgtatgcatgaagtattaaatatagatgaaaataaaaactaattgcacagtttggtcggaattgacaagacgaatcttttaagcctagttagtccataattggacaatatttgtcaaatacaaacgaaagtgctactattcctattttgcaaaaaattttggaagtaaacaaggccttgcacGTGAATCCTGATGATTCAAGTAACCTGTGAACAAACGTGCTTCAGAATCCAAACACATATGTGAAATCTTATTAGGATTTCAGCCACCAGCTCACAGCATAAATAAGTACAATCAGATCTGTTTAAGTTGTATAGCAAATTAGCAATATTCTTACCATTATCTTTGAAACTACTAAGCATCTGAATGCTAATTGACAATTAAACATCAGTTTAATAGAGTGCATGCAAAATGTTACTTGctccgttccaaattgtaagtagtTCTGGCTTTTCTAAGTACATTGTTTTTGCTATGTACctagatatacattatgtttagatacatagtaaaatctatatctatacctccaaaaaaaatcagaacAACTTAAATTTGGAATGGAGTACTACTTTTAGTAATCAAGTGACAGAATAACAACGATAAGCTCAAGAGAATGTACCTTTCATTATTGATGGACCATGGAGCCAGAGCTCCCCACAAGAGCCTGGAGGCAGGCAGCAACCAGTTTCCACATGAACAATTCTTGCATACATGTTTGGAGCCAGGAGTCCTACTGAAGCATACTTCTTCTGCTTTGTTTTGAAGCCACGAGTTCCTACAGCAGCAGATTCAGTCATGCCATAACCCTGTGAACACATTACATTGCATGAGAGTGAGTATTGTTTCAGTATGAGGTTTCTCTATTTTCTAATAAAGCAAGCAGTCTTTATAAAGCATTTAATAAAGTTCTGCAGAAAGAGCAAAGTTGCTGCTATGACTCAGCCGCATCACAAGCTGTACAGCCAAGGGACTCCTAGGACAGCAAACCATTactccaacagttttgtatATACAGAAAAATAAGATACTAATTCCAACCTGCCATTTCAGTTCTTCAAACATAAGCACCATTGAAAGATAGTGACATGTTAAGATGCAGTTAGTGACTTGAAGCTTTTATGTCAGTAAAGCACATTTCAGTAAGTACTAGGATTGTATAAAAGATTATAAATGAAGctatctcttcttttttttttctgcgaATGAACCCTGTACATTCATCCTAGACGCCGCATCAATACATCACTGATGTTTTGACAAAATGATTGcccagcaaaaaaaaaatacaggaaTTCTCTGCAGGAGTGGTTTTGGTAAACAAGCAGTGCTGGAAACACCGCTCCAAAGGTCAGATCAACCTTTCATAAGATTGGTTTTGGTTT from Sorghum bicolor cultivar BTx623 chromosome 8, Sorghum_bicolor_NCBIv3, whole genome shotgun sequence encodes:
- the LOC8155314 gene encoding extensin, with amino-acid sequence MPCYSLLGRKFPLLNVQRAHLSVGVVVGLLTLDASANKAEADVMLLYLTQFGYKAGAAPGLSSSSQFSHGLSVKMKRRCCAMKNQLQLGLPLVLEILVLFAALLGSAQCQSSQGGDGGGGGAAANLTVVGAVFCDACSSSSFSKSSYFLPGVKVRLDCMIKVNSNSKEEIKITAEKVTNSYGAYQLDIPAIDGFECAAPGATAAESFCRAAVLDNPSALCNVPAVTTTVGHISFPSHEPNACFYSLNSLYYRPSKRGPAQCDGGGAGVSPAALNTSLFYCPPWPWPPIPFCTPRSWFPPIPFFTPPPPAFPFPLPPIPFFTPPSPPPPAFPFPLPPWPWSPPSPPPSPSFPFPHLPPIFTTPSPPPPPPPEFPFRIPPLPQLPPLPRFPPLPSLYSPPPPPPPPPPPPPSFPWTFPPLPFFPPGSSGPSPPPLSRSRKDPGTWSPSNKQP
- the LOC8155435 gene encoding uncharacterized protein LOC8155435; amino-acid sequence: MAIEKSYPKGPANVLYDALSLLQRWSLLLKAIDKEKVDQRKEQPHSLLASSSPLPNLRNQQLWTPSPCPATTSRLTAARRRPSLGLHHPALRQPPSDGGACLKFITAKQFPFGHRRLTAAPHQARRPKLIGIAGVSRFNHRFFSSKKKIQEFSAGVVLVNKQCWKHRSKECKIKIQSSTETILRRLKERILARVLIEPHTSCGSGFGKQIVLETLLQSRSPESILHLKFGWKAPSHILSANEENQRTNIKAFSRLAVLDDY